A genomic region of Lysinibacillus sp. 2017 contains the following coding sequences:
- a CDS encoding response regulator transcription factor, translating into MTKIIIVDDHQLFREGVKRILDFEDSFEVVAEGDDGTDVVNLYEKNIPDVVLMDINMPGRNGVEATADLIAEYPDAKVMMLSIHDDESYVTHALKSGALGYMLKEMDADEIVEAIKVVSNGGSYLHPKVTKNLVAEFRRLSEHENKGNFHQTEIRRPFHLLTKRECEVLQLLTDGQSNRTIGETLFISEKTVKNHVSSILQKMNVNDRTQAVVTAIKNGWVEVR; encoded by the coding sequence ATGACGAAAATTATTATTGTAGATGACCATCAATTATTCCGTGAAGGAGTAAAACGTATTTTAGATTTTGAAGATTCATTTGAAGTTGTGGCAGAGGGCGATGACGGTACGGATGTAGTCAACTTATACGAAAAAAACATTCCAGATGTTGTTTTAATGGATATTAATATGCCAGGTAGAAACGGCGTTGAAGCAACAGCAGATCTAATTGCTGAATATCCAGACGCAAAAGTGATGATGTTATCAATTCACGATGACGAATCTTACGTAACACATGCATTAAAATCAGGTGCACTTGGTTACATGTTAAAAGAAATGGATGCAGACGAAATCGTTGAAGCTATCAAAGTAGTTTCAAATGGTGGTTCATACTTACATCCAAAAGTAACGAAAAACTTAGTTGCGGAATTCCGTCGTTTATCAGAACATGAAAACAAAGGAAACTTCCACCAAACAGAAATCCGTCGTCCATTCCACTTATTAACGAAGCGTGAATGTGAAGTATTACAATTACTTACAGATGGTCAATCGAACCGTACAATTGGTGAAACATTATTCATCTCAGAAAAAACGGTTAAAAATCATGTATCAAGTATTTTACAAAAAATGAACGTAAACGACCGTACACAAGCGGTAGTAACAGCTATCAAAAATGGCTGGGTTGAAGTTCGTTAA
- the secA2 gene encoding accessory Sec system translocase SecA2: MFSIFNRNKEQTSARELKRYYKTVEQINRLEATYSPMSDEELQSMTFKFKERLENGEELIAIIPDAFAVVREASKRVLNMRHFDVQLIGGLVLTEGNIAEMPTGEGKTLVASLPSYVRALEGKGVHVITVNDYLAKRDFELIGQIHRFLGLTVGLNVPMMEPDAKKEAYNADITYGVGTEFGFDYLRDNMAHTIGDKVQRPYHFAIIDEVDSVLIDEAKTPLIIAGKMGANEELHRIAAMLAKRFKIDEDYDFDDETKATSLTDQGIEKVEAAFGVDNLYDLEHQTLYHYVIQAVRAHVMFERDVDYIVREDKIELVDMFTGRIMEGRSLSDGLHQAIEAKEEVTITEENKAQAQVTIQNYFRMYPKLSGMTGTAKTQENEILEVYGMRVLQIPTNRPRRRIDQTDMVFEKIEQKYEYVAQEALRRHENGQPVLIGTTSILQSEKVASYLKKYGLDFQLLNAKTVEQEVELISGAGQKNRITVATNMAGRGTDIVLGDGVDALGGLFVIGTEKHESRRIDNQLRGRSGRQGDPGETQFILSIEDDMFKRFAKDDVEKFRKKMTATEIGRIENKEVNELIERTQRIVEGAHFSMREYNLKLDDVINDQRRVIYNLRDRVLRNEELLALLITMMNETIDFAVRDNASEDINVLEWDFDKMERTVNSLFLTPVTVNREETKVKKMLEAMDPAIKELAEVIESFEENEQMMAVIPKVMLGFIDQTWVRHLEQMAHLKEGIGLRHYQQEDPMRIYQREGLEMFGKNYQELRRKIVEELVTFMRNLKLNTEE, translated from the coding sequence ATGTTCTCAATTTTTAATCGTAACAAAGAACAAACGAGTGCTCGAGAGCTAAAAAGATATTATAAAACGGTAGAGCAGATTAATAGACTTGAAGCGACTTACAGCCCAATGTCGGATGAAGAGCTTCAAAGTATGACTTTTAAATTTAAAGAACGTTTAGAGAACGGCGAAGAATTAATTGCAATTATCCCTGACGCATTTGCAGTTGTTCGTGAGGCTTCTAAACGTGTATTAAACATGCGCCATTTCGACGTTCAGTTAATTGGTGGTCTAGTATTAACAGAAGGAAACATCGCCGAAATGCCTACTGGCGAAGGGAAAACATTAGTCGCTTCCCTACCGTCTTATGTACGTGCATTAGAAGGTAAAGGTGTTCACGTTATTACTGTTAATGATTACTTAGCAAAACGTGACTTTGAATTAATCGGTCAAATCCACCGTTTCTTAGGATTAACAGTTGGTCTGAACGTACCAATGATGGAGCCAGACGCGAAAAAAGAAGCCTACAATGCAGATATTACATATGGTGTCGGAACTGAATTCGGATTCGACTACTTACGTGATAATATGGCACACACAATCGGTGATAAAGTTCAGCGTCCTTACCACTTCGCGATTATCGATGAAGTCGACTCTGTGTTAATTGACGAGGCAAAAACGCCGTTAATTATTGCAGGTAAAATGGGGGCTAATGAAGAATTGCACCGTATTGCAGCCATGCTAGCAAAACGCTTCAAAATTGATGAAGATTACGATTTTGATGATGAAACAAAAGCAACTTCACTAACAGATCAAGGGATTGAAAAAGTAGAAGCTGCCTTTGGTGTCGACAATCTTTATGATTTAGAGCACCAAACACTTTATCACTATGTCATTCAAGCCGTTCGTGCACACGTAATGTTCGAGCGTGACGTAGATTACATCGTACGTGAGGACAAAATCGAATTAGTCGATATGTTCACGGGCCGTATTATGGAAGGACGTTCACTTTCAGACGGTTTACACCAAGCGATCGAAGCAAAAGAAGAAGTGACGATCACTGAAGAAAACAAAGCACAAGCACAAGTTACCATTCAAAACTATTTCCGTATGTACCCGAAATTATCAGGGATGACAGGTACTGCGAAGACACAAGAAAATGAAATTTTAGAAGTTTACGGCATGCGCGTACTTCAAATTCCAACAAACCGTCCGCGTCGTCGTATCGACCAAACGGATATGGTATTTGAAAAGATTGAGCAAAAATATGAATACGTAGCACAAGAAGCGCTGCGTCGTCACGAAAATGGTCAGCCCGTATTAATCGGTACAACTTCTATTTTACAGTCAGAAAAAGTCGCAAGTTACTTAAAAAAATACGGCTTAGATTTCCAACTTTTAAATGCCAAAACGGTAGAACAAGAAGTGGAATTAATTTCTGGAGCAGGTCAAAAAAATCGTATTACCGTTGCGACAAACATGGCAGGCCGTGGTACGGATATCGTATTAGGCGATGGTGTAGATGCACTTGGCGGTCTTTTCGTAATCGGTACGGAAAAACACGAATCTCGTCGTATCGACAACCAATTACGCGGTCGTTCTGGACGTCAAGGTGACCCAGGTGAAACGCAATTCATCCTGTCAATCGAAGACGATATGTTCAAACGTTTCGCCAAAGATGATGTAGAAAAATTCCGTAAAAAAATGACGGCTACCGAAATCGGTCGTATTGAAAATAAAGAAGTCAATGAGCTAATCGAACGTACGCAACGCATCGTAGAAGGTGCACACTTCTCAATGCGTGAATACAACTTAAAATTAGATGATGTTATTAACGACCAACGTCGCGTTATTTACAACTTACGTGACCGCGTATTACGTAACGAAGAGTTACTTGCTTTACTCATCACCATGATGAACGAAACAATCGACTTCGCAGTACGTGATAATGCATCTGAAGACATAAACGTTCTTGAATGGGATTTCGACAAAATGGAACGCACAGTGAATTCCCTATTTTTAACACCAGTCACAGTTAACCGTGAAGAAACAAAAGTGAAAAAAATGTTAGAGGCAATGGATCCAGCAATTAAAGAACTTGCGGAAGTGATCGAAAGCTTCGAAGAAAACGAACAAATGATGGCCGTTATTCCAAAAGTAATGCTTGGCTTCATCGATCAAACGTGGGTACGTCACTTAGAACAAATGGCGCACTTAAAAGAAGGTATTGGCTTACGTCACTACCAACAAGAAGATCCAATGCGTATTTACCAACGTGAAGGCTTAGAAATGTTCGGCAAAAACTATCAAGAGCTTCGTCGCAAAATCGTAGAAGAGCTTGTTACATTCATGAGAAATCTTAAGTTAAATACGGAGGAATAG
- a CDS encoding nuclear transport factor 2 family protein: MKKWLVAVMAVFVLAACGNEEKEASPKELQSTIDDGTVGFEILGDSIQEVANVPENEKNEILSAFNDYITAFNEEDLERYKQIISKNAKGFKYEEDVQAVAEVFEQYDVSRVAEDVTIVKYEDNEAQVFSNLKTETKEIETGAELSGAGRQVTVLVKEDTWKVSSIYYIGSE, encoded by the coding sequence ATGAAAAAATGGTTAGTAGCTGTAATGGCAGTTTTTGTATTAGCGGCTTGTGGAAACGAGGAAAAAGAAGCATCACCCAAAGAATTACAAAGCACAATTGATGATGGAACAGTTGGATTTGAAATTTTAGGTGACTCGATTCAAGAAGTGGCAAATGTTCCAGAGAACGAAAAAAACGAAATTTTATCTGCATTTAATGACTATATTACAGCCTTTAATGAAGAAGATTTAGAACGTTATAAACAAATTATTTCAAAAAATGCAAAAGGCTTTAAATATGAAGAAGATGTCCAAGCGGTAGCGGAAGTGTTCGAACAATACGATGTTAGCCGAGTGGCGGAGGATGTCACGATTGTAAAGTATGAGGACAACGAAGCACAGGTGTTTTCTAATTTAAAAACGGAAACAAAAGAAATTGAAACCGGTGCAGAGCTTTCGGGAGCGGGTCGACAAGTAACTGTTTTAGTCAAAGAAGACACGTGGAAAGTTTCAAGCATTTATTATATTGGTAGCGAATAA
- a CDS encoding DegV family protein yields the protein MKTAVVTDSTAYLTLEERKAYNIHMIPLGVNIEGTVYDEEVTITATEFYDRVRGAKEFPKTTMPPIGKFVELFEKLATDYDEIVTIHLSSGISGTFEGAVQAGKMVENINVYAFDSEVAAYLQGMYVKEAAKKAAEGASGLEILAHLEELKTSMEDYIIVDDLQHLQRGGRLSAAAALIGGLLQVKPVLTFQDKVIVPFEKIRTRKKALRRVEEQLAKAVEKYGALQATIIHANCEEEAREWMNSLSEQYPTVDITLSYFGPVVGTHLGEGAIAMGWLKN from the coding sequence ATAAAAACAGCAGTTGTAACAGATAGTACAGCCTATTTAACGCTTGAAGAACGAAAAGCGTACAATATTCATATGATTCCTTTGGGAGTTAATATTGAAGGAACGGTTTATGATGAAGAAGTGACAATTACAGCTACTGAATTTTATGATCGTGTACGTGGGGCAAAGGAATTTCCGAAAACAACCATGCCACCGATTGGAAAATTCGTTGAGCTTTTTGAAAAGCTAGCAACAGATTATGATGAAATCGTAACGATCCATTTATCAAGCGGTATTAGCGGTACATTTGAAGGCGCGGTACAAGCAGGTAAAATGGTAGAAAATATAAACGTGTATGCATTTGATTCAGAAGTGGCAGCTTATTTACAAGGCATGTATGTAAAAGAAGCGGCAAAAAAAGCTGCAGAGGGTGCATCGGGTCTAGAAATACTCGCACATTTAGAGGAACTGAAAACATCGATGGAGGACTATATTATTGTCGATGATTTACAGCATTTACAACGAGGTGGTCGACTATCGGCTGCAGCAGCTCTTATTGGCGGATTACTTCAAGTGAAGCCAGTATTAACTTTCCAAGATAAAGTCATTGTGCCGTTTGAAAAAATCCGCACACGTAAAAAGGCTTTGCGTCGAGTAGAAGAACAGCTTGCAAAAGCAGTTGAAAAATACGGTGCATTACAAGCAACAATCATTCATGCCAACTGTGAAGAAGAGGCGCGCGAATGGATGAATAGCTTATCTGAACAATATCCAACCGTAGATATTACACTAAGCTACTTTGGTCCAGTTGTAGGTACACACTTAGGTGAAGGTGCCATTGCCATGGGTTGGTTAAAAAACTAA
- a CDS encoding C40 family peptidase, whose amino-acid sequence MNYFKLIRNTVLTLAAAFVIFFMPVHENEASASSNNYSVEKLNQITSKYIGVRYSYGGTSASGFDCSGYVRQVYKELGITSLDRTSSGMYGQGTAIKKSELQAGDLVFFNTSGSRVSHVGIYIGSGKFIHASTSKGVIKTDINDKYYWGNKFVGAKRVASFSSSAVAVDDQSDVDNTPEGE is encoded by the coding sequence ATGAACTACTTTAAATTAATACGTAATACAGTACTAACTTTGGCAGCAGCGTTCGTCATTTTCTTCATGCCCGTACATGAAAATGAAGCTTCTGCATCATCAAATAATTACTCAGTCGAAAAGTTAAATCAAATTACTTCAAAATATATCGGCGTTCGCTATTCATACGGTGGAACTTCTGCAAGTGGCTTTGACTGCTCAGGTTATGTTCGCCAAGTATATAAAGAATTAGGCATTACTTCATTAGATCGTACTTCTTCAGGTATGTATGGACAAGGTACAGCCATTAAGAAAAGTGAATTACAAGCAGGCGACTTAGTATTCTTCAATACATCAGGTAGCCGCGTATCACACGTTGGGATTTACATCGGATCAGGGAAGTTTATCCATGCTTCTACAAGTAAAGGTGTAATTAAAACAGACATTAACGACAAATATTACTGGGGTAATAAATTCGTAGGCGCTAAACGTGTCGCAAGTTTCTCATCATCAGCTGTAGCAGTTGACGATCAAAGCGATGTAGACAACACTCCAGAAGGTGAATAA
- a CDS encoding YigZ family protein, with protein sequence MRNNYFTVKGYGESEIILSKSRFLTYVERAETEEEALLFISKIKKLHANATHNCSCYMIGEHDHIQKANDDGEPSGTAGVPMLEVLKKQGLKDTVVVVTRYFGGIKLGGGGLVRAYGKATTEGIAAAQVVERKLHYVMKVKIDYIWLGKLENEIRASEFTLRSIEYAENVEIFVSVLKEKETEFVSWITELTNGQAITTNEEALFIEFLRK encoded by the coding sequence ATGAGAAATAACTATTTCACCGTCAAAGGATACGGTGAATCAGAAATTATCCTATCTAAATCTCGTTTTCTTACCTATGTAGAACGTGCCGAAACAGAAGAAGAAGCATTACTATTTATTAGTAAAATTAAAAAGTTACATGCAAACGCTACGCATAATTGCTCATGCTATATGATTGGTGAACATGATCATATTCAAAAAGCCAATGATGATGGGGAACCTAGTGGCACTGCTGGCGTCCCTATGTTAGAAGTTTTAAAGAAACAAGGGTTAAAAGACACAGTAGTTGTTGTTACCCGTTATTTCGGGGGCATCAAACTTGGTGGAGGCGGATTAGTCCGTGCTTACGGAAAAGCCACAACAGAAGGCATTGCCGCTGCACAAGTTGTCGAACGCAAATTACATTATGTAATGAAAGTGAAGATTGATTATATTTGGCTCGGAAAATTAGAAAATGAAATTCGCGCTTCTGAATTTACATTACGCAGCATTGAATACGCAGAAAATGTTGAAATTTTTGTTTCCGTTTTAAAGGAAAAAGAAACAGAATTCGTCTCATGGATAACAGAATTAACGAATGGTCAAGCGATTACTACGAACGAAGAAGCGCTATTTATCGAATTTCTACGCAAATAG
- a CDS encoding glycosyltransferase family 4 protein has product MIYVSLIVAFIAAIVLTPLVKRLAFRIGAVDAPNYRKVHARIMPRLGGLAIYLAFMIGIIFLKVVTNFQSDYLYAILAAATIIVITGIVDDMREISAKAKMLGQLVAACIVVFVGGIQIDVINLPFGAGELVFGWVGIPLTIIWIVGITNAINLIDGLDGLAAGVSTIALITLAVMAMLMGNGIVIAMAAILAAGTIGFLFYNFHPAKIFMGDTGALFLGFMISVLALLGFKNLAVISFVIPVIILGVPISDTFFAIVRRLRMKKKWSDPDKSHLHHRLLDIGFSHRQTVLIIYAMASVFGIVSILFSMSTVWGAILIITVLLVAIELLVEVIGLAGKNYKPLLNLLTRNHND; this is encoded by the coding sequence ATGATTTATGTGTCTTTAATTGTGGCATTTATTGCCGCTATTGTACTTACTCCGCTAGTGAAACGATTAGCGTTTCGTATTGGCGCTGTAGATGCCCCAAACTATCGAAAAGTCCATGCTCGCATTATGCCGCGACTGGGTGGATTAGCAATTTATCTTGCGTTCATGATTGGTATTATATTTTTGAAAGTTGTCACAAATTTCCAAAGTGATTATTTATATGCGATTTTAGCTGCGGCTACAATCATTGTTATAACAGGTATCGTTGATGATATGCGCGAAATCTCTGCAAAGGCAAAAATGTTAGGTCAGCTCGTTGCTGCCTGTATCGTAGTTTTTGTCGGAGGTATTCAAATTGACGTCATTAACTTACCATTCGGTGCAGGCGAGCTTGTATTCGGTTGGGTAGGTATCCCATTAACAATTATTTGGATTGTAGGGATCACAAACGCGATTAATTTAATTGACGGTTTAGATGGCTTAGCTGCCGGTGTATCTACAATTGCTTTAATAACATTAGCTGTCATGGCAATGCTTATGGGGAACGGGATTGTTATTGCGATGGCTGCAATTTTAGCTGCTGGAACAATTGGGTTCTTATTCTACAACTTCCACCCAGCAAAAATTTTCATGGGGGATACGGGCGCTTTATTTTTAGGATTTATGATTTCAGTGCTTGCACTATTAGGATTCAAAAACCTTGCAGTGATTTCATTCGTCATTCCAGTAATCATTTTAGGTGTTCCAATTTCAGATACATTCTTCGCGATTGTTCGTCGTTTACGTATGAAGAAAAAATGGTCTGATCCAGACAAATCACATTTACATCACCGTTTATTAGATATTGGATTCTCGCATCGTCAAACGGTTTTAATTATTTATGCAATGGCATCTGTGTTTGGGATTGTTTCGATTCTATTCTCAATGTCAACAGTATGGGGCGCAATCCTCATTATCACTGTATTACTTGTAGCAATTGAGTTACTTGTAGAAGTTATCGGCCTCGCTGGTAAAAACTATAAGCCACTACTCAACTTATTAACAAGAAATCATAACGATTAA
- a CDS encoding accessory Sec system S-layer assembly protein has product MGLFDLFKKGDKVGKDSAVDSASVVKSSAKTSKKDANRDVDTKLSFHPEWNVPQEQKYVFNFLANDLAPLKPNQLSLSAINIEPTMNGSWNVKAFFRSSLAEAIELGDIELLILDKDDNRVASHYFDFKELGVIPAESARPWIFTFPKSSINVEDVPEEGWKISFNLLSLRGHQLDLDDTWKKQLPKSEQEKLAEIVKTLPKLGKTEVNFTGLQAKLNEDGSMHASIFIRNGHDKAINLAQLPLEIVDARGEIVAKGSFKLNPVLTVQPNTTKPWTFIFPAELVTAEGIDLSRWTARVPQ; this is encoded by the coding sequence ATGGGATTATTTGATTTATTTAAAAAAGGCGATAAAGTCGGGAAAGATAGTGCCGTTGATTCAGCTTCGGTTGTAAAATCATCTGCCAAAACTTCTAAAAAAGATGCAAATCGTGATGTTGACACAAAATTATCATTCCACCCAGAATGGAATGTGCCACAAGAACAAAAATATGTATTTAACTTCTTAGCAAATGATTTAGCGCCATTAAAGCCAAATCAATTATCATTATCTGCGATTAATATCGAACCAACAATGAACGGTTCTTGGAACGTAAAAGCCTTTTTCCGTTCTTCACTAGCAGAAGCCATCGAACTTGGTGACATCGAATTATTAATTTTAGATAAAGACGATAACCGTGTAGCTTCACACTACTTCGACTTTAAAGAATTAGGAGTGATTCCAGCTGAAAGTGCACGTCCTTGGATCTTCACATTCCCTAAATCATCTATTAATGTGGAAGATGTACCTGAAGAAGGCTGGAAAATTTCATTTAACTTATTATCATTACGTGGTCACCAATTAGACCTTGATGATACTTGGAAAAAACAATTACCAAAATCAGAGCAAGAAAAACTAGCTGAAATCGTGAAAACTTTACCGAAGTTAGGTAAAACAGAAGTAAACTTTACTGGTTTACAAGCAAAACTAAATGAAGATGGCAGCATGCACGCGTCGATCTTCATCCGTAACGGTCATGATAAAGCGATCAACTTAGCACAATTACCACTTGAAATTGTAGATGCTCGTGGTGAAATCGTTGCGAAGGGTTCATTTAAATTGAACCCCGTGTTAACCGTTCAACCGAACACAACAAAACCTTGGACATTCATCTTCCCTGCTGAGTTAGTGACAGCAGAAGGTATTGATCTATCTCGCTGGACTGCTCGCGTACCACAATAG
- a CDS encoding sensor histidine kinase, giving the protein MFPNDRIDIASLDVIFNRMLETITNSKDDIFIISEQSRRSFEDMQQELEVIRQEISITIDESDNLEKLLQLSRHRLVIVSKNFTEHSEEQIRAAYENTNNLQLKVSLCREREKQLRDKRDDLERRLRALYDTIERADHIVNQVNVVISFLTTDLKQVGAALEQAKIKQDFGIRIIASQEEERKRLSREIHDGPAQMMANVLMRSNLIDRTFREKGAEAALQEISDLKVSVRNALSEVRRIIYDLRPMALDDLGIGPTLKKYLSTIMEYNPGVDIQFMTYNNERRISSDYEVAIFRLVQESVNNALKHGKAHQIIVKLEWLRDEINVVVKDDGKGFDTGNIREGAFGLVGMKERIDLLKGFIDITSTIGKGTVIMMKVPLQTEDEELL; this is encoded by the coding sequence ATGTTTCCAAATGATCGCATTGATATCGCCTCGCTAGACGTAATTTTTAATCGAATGTTAGAAACGATAACGAATTCTAAAGATGATATTTTTATTATAAGCGAACAAAGTCGTAGAAGCTTTGAAGATATGCAACAGGAGCTAGAAGTTATACGTCAAGAAATTTCGATTACGATTGATGAAAGCGATAATTTAGAAAAGCTTTTACAACTGTCTAGACATCGACTTGTCATCGTAAGTAAAAATTTCACGGAGCATTCGGAGGAACAAATTCGAGCTGCTTATGAAAATACGAACAATTTGCAATTAAAAGTATCACTTTGTCGTGAACGTGAAAAACAATTACGGGATAAGCGTGATGATTTAGAAAGACGATTACGTGCTCTTTATGATACGATTGAAAGAGCAGATCATATCGTCAATCAAGTAAATGTTGTCATTAGTTTTTTGACAACGGACTTAAAACAAGTAGGCGCTGCATTAGAGCAAGCGAAAATCAAACAGGATTTTGGTATTCGTATTATTGCTTCTCAAGAAGAAGAGAGAAAACGTTTATCAAGAGAAATTCATGATGGTCCTGCTCAAATGATGGCAAATGTCCTCATGCGATCGAATTTAATCGATCGCACGTTTAGAGAGAAAGGTGCAGAAGCGGCACTTCAAGAAATTAGTGATTTAAAAGTAAGTGTGCGTAATGCATTGTCTGAAGTGCGTCGAATTATTTATGATTTGCGACCTATGGCACTCGACGACTTAGGCATTGGACCTACATTGAAAAAGTATTTATCTACTATTATGGAATACAACCCAGGCGTCGATATTCAGTTTATGACGTACAATAACGAACGCCGAATATCCTCGGATTATGAGGTAGCAATCTTCCGTTTAGTGCAAGAAAGTGTTAATAATGCATTAAAACATGGAAAGGCGCATCAAATAATTGTAAAACTTGAGTGGTTACGTGACGAAATAAATGTTGTCGTAAAAGATGACGGTAAAGGTTTCGATACGGGAAATATTCGAGAAGGAGCATTTGGCCTCGTTGGTATGAAAGAAAGAATTGACTTGCTAAAAGGTTTTATAGACATTACTAGTACGATCGGTAAAGGAACCGTCATAATGATGAAAGTACCTTTACAAACAGAAGATGAAGAATTATTGTAA
- a CDS encoding LCP family protein, whose amino-acid sequence MENKKAKKKGSSKFKLFLKVVLLLAASVMICATAYGVYLTKKAEHAAGVAYEEIEEREISEQRDVKAEAATDNVSILFVGVDDSEKRGQGADNSRSDALLLATLNNKTKTVKLVSIPRDSYVYIPYIRDEDKITHAHAFGGTLATIETVEELFEIPVDYYFRLNFEAFIDIVDALGGVEVDVPYKLNELDENDKRTVKLDPGFQELNGREALAFARTRKQDSDIERGKRQQEVIKAIASKASSFTSITKYDDILEAVGNNMKTDMSFKEMKSFFSYLTNGMPRIDTLSLKGYNDMSTGTYYYKLDNGDLEEMKQVLQSHLGLIPDSTDLSSTDSSSSSASNASDDEDSVQ is encoded by the coding sequence ATGGAAAATAAAAAAGCAAAGAAGAAGGGATCTTCGAAGTTTAAGCTGTTTTTAAAGGTAGTATTATTACTCGCTGCTTCCGTAATGATATGCGCAACTGCTTATGGCGTTTATTTAACGAAAAAAGCCGAACACGCTGCGGGTGTCGCTTATGAAGAAATCGAAGAACGAGAAATCTCCGAACAACGTGATGTAAAAGCCGAGGCAGCTACTGACAATGTTTCCATTCTATTTGTCGGTGTTGACGATAGCGAAAAACGTGGTCAAGGTGCCGACAATTCGCGTTCTGATGCATTATTACTTGCAACATTAAACAATAAAACAAAAACAGTAAAACTAGTAAGTATTCCTCGTGATTCATATGTTTACATTCCTTACATTAGGGACGAAGACAAAATCACGCATGCTCATGCTTTCGGTGGTACATTAGCAACAATCGAAACCGTTGAAGAATTATTTGAAATTCCAGTAGACTATTATTTCCGTTTAAACTTTGAAGCATTTATCGATATTGTTGATGCTCTTGGCGGTGTTGAAGTAGATGTCCCTTACAAGTTAAATGAATTAGATGAAAACGATAAACGTACGGTTAAATTAGACCCAGGCTTCCAAGAATTAAATGGACGTGAAGCACTTGCATTCGCACGTACACGTAAGCAAGATAGTGACATTGAACGTGGTAAACGTCAGCAAGAAGTTATTAAAGCCATTGCCAGCAAAGCTTCTTCATTCACATCGATTACCAAATACGATGATATTCTTGAAGCAGTCGGTAATAACATGAAAACAGATATGTCTTTCAAAGAAATGAAATCATTCTTCAGTTATTTAACAAACGGTATGCCTCGTATCGATACGCTTTCATTAAAAGGCTATAACGATATGTCAACAGGCACATATTATTACAAATTAGATAACGGAGATTTAGAAGAAATGAAACAAGTATTACAAAGTCACTTAGGCTTAATTCCAGATTCAACAGATCTTTCAAGCACAGACTCTTCATCAAGCTCAGCATCAAATGCTAGTGATGATGAGGATAGCGTGCAATAG